One part of the Dermacentor andersoni chromosome 2, qqDerAnde1_hic_scaffold, whole genome shotgun sequence genome encodes these proteins:
- the LOC126541947 gene encoding uncharacterized protein — MVAAVHYRYVSPVNAASPAETTGPVSRRMAWMENLEMLLAKNCEFGDLEDRLLRSRIILGLRNKNLQERLISENPSYSKTIEICRAQELGKEQFKEISEGAEAARFAVIQAVVMDDILLWGKTKQEHDHNLQLLLTRCREQNLRLNLKKCFFLQREVRYLGHVLSAEGLRVDAQRVQDILEMPTPRNSSQRSLQDLLAATNDDDTLVKLRDYANTTWPLHKQEVPEPLRSYWAYRDEIHAQDGLVFRSNKVIREFRTTTASSLNTWCSQIFSVHGLPRKLCTDNGPPFNSSEFKDFLNTLAVDHITSSPYHPRFNGMTERAVQEAKKLLKKCSFKMHVFQMALLEWRNTPRDDVLQSPVQRLMGRQTRTLLPVPTSHLEPRTIPPDVVQGRLQEIRQRQRTYYNRGSRNLPPVMPGQQVTVYDTNQRTWSPAVFLRPADEHRSTIVKTEDGRELRRTREHLRLVDPQPKASLVPEDVSSTEPPQELRRSTRLRREPCRYPQQETR; from the exons ATGGTGGCAGCGGTTCACTATCGCTATGTCAGCCCCGTCAACGCTGCTTCCCCCGCCGAAACCACTGGACCCGTCAGCAGACGCATGGCTTGGATGGAAAACTTGGAAAT GCTTTTAGCAAAGAACTGCGAGTTCGGGGACCTAGAAGACCGTTTGCTCCGTAGCCGAATCATTCTGGGACTGCGAAACAAAAACTTGCAGGAAAGGCTTATTTCCGAGAACCCGTCATACAGTAAGACCATTGAAATTTGCCGGGCCCAGGAACTGGGAAAAGAGCAATTTAAAGAAATCAGTGAAGGCGCAGAAGCAGCACGTTTCGCAGTAATTCAAGCAGTAGTAATGGATGACATACTTCTCTGGGGCAAGACTAAGCAAGAGCACGACCACAATCTACAGCTTCTTCTAACGCGCTGCCGAGAACAGAATCTTCGACTAAACTTGAAGAAATGCTTCTTTTTGCAGCGAGAGGTGCGCTACCTGGGACACGTGCTCAGCGCCGAAGGCCTGCGTGTGGACGCCCAACGTGTTCAAGACATTCTGGAAATGCCGACACCAAGAAACT CCTCTCAACGCTCCCTGCAAGATTTACTAGCAGCAACTAATGATGACGACACCCTTGTAAAGCTACGGGACTACGCGAATACAACGTGGCCGCTTCACAAGCAAGAAGTCCCGGAGCCACTTAGGTCGTATTGGGCGTACCGGGACGAGATACATGCACAGGACGGCCTCGTGTTTCGAAGCAACAAGGT AATTCGAGAGTTTCGTACAACAACTGCAAGCTCTCTTAACACGTGGTGTTCTCAAATTTTCTCGGTCCATGGCTTGCCTAGGAAGTTGTGCACTGACAATGGTCCGCCTTTTAACAGCAGTGAGTTTAAGGACTTTCTCAACACCTTGGCTGTTGATCACATCACCTCAAGCCCCTATCATCCCCGTTTCAATGGCATGACGGAGAGAGCGGTTCAGGAAGCaaaaaagctgttaaagaagtgTTCCTTTAAAATGCATGTGTTTCAAATGGCATTGCTTGAATGGCGCAATACCCCACGTGATGATGTGCTCCAGTCCCCCGTGCAGAGGCTGATGGGACGCCAGACTAGGACGCTTCTACCAGTACCTACCAGCCACTTGGAACCACGGACAATTCCCCCTGACGTGGTCCAGGGCCGCCTTCAAGAAATACGCCAACGACAGAGGACCTACTACAACCGTGGCAGCAGGAACTTGCCCCCTGTGATGCCAGGTCAGCAGGTCACAGTGTACGATACAAACCAGCGGACCTGGTCTCCCGCCGTCTTTCTCCGACCAGCCGATGAACACCGCTCAACGATCGTCAAGACTGAAGACGGCCGGGAACTTCGGCGCACACGAGAGCACCTCCGCCTGGTAGACCCACAGCCGAAAGCAAGCCTCGTGCCCGAAGACGTATCTTCCACAGAGCCCCCTCAAGAACTACGGAGAAGCACAAGACTTCGACGCGAGCCCTGTCGGTACCCTCAACAAGAGACACGGTGA